The genomic region AAGAATGTTTGTGCCTGGCCTAATCTGACGCTGCTCCCCGATGGAACGATCGTTGTGGTATTCCACAATCAACCCAGTCATGGACAGCAGGAAGGGGACATTGACTGCTGGGCCAGTTCCGATGGGATCGCATGGGAGAAACGAAGTACGATTACCCGGCACAAACCCGGGACGGTGCGGATGAATCATGCGGCGGGAGTCGCCAGCAACGGCGATCTGGTTGTGCTCTGTTCCGGCTGGACCAATCACAGGCAACCCGAACGACCCAAGCAGGCTCCATTTCGCGATGATATTTTACTTAACTGGGTTTTGCGTTCTCAGGATGGGGGACGCACCTGGGAGCAGCGGGATGTCTTTCCAACTGCCGAGCCCGGCTGGTCGGAATTTATTCCCTTTGGTGATATCTGGGCAGGCAGTGATGGTGCCTTGCACGTCTCCTGCTATCAGGGGAAATTCAAAGACCCCACCCTGTCTACTCGTACCAGTGGCTGGCGTTCCTGGCATTTTCGTAGCGAAGACGACGGCTGGACCTGGCAGCCGGTATCCATTATCGGTGACCGACACAATGAGACGGACCTGTTTCCGTTGGGCGAAAACAAGTGGCTGGCTGCAGCCCGTGTAGATAAAATGGAGTTGATTCGCAGTGACGATAATGGAACGACCTGGCAGAAACCGCTGCCGGTGACCGAACGTAACGAAATCAACGGGCACCTGCTGCGACTAAAGGACGGGGGATTACTGCTCAGTTACGGTGTCCGGGTAAACGGCAAGCGTGGTGTCTGTGCCAAACTCAGCAGCGATGACGGTCAGACCTGGAGCAGTCCCCTGCGACTGGCCCATACGGCCGATGGTGGGGACTGTGGCTATCCCTCCAGCGTGCAGAAAGCGAACGGTGACATTGTGACCGCCTGGTATTCGAACAATTCGCCCCTGCATCAAGGTTATCACCTGGGAGTGACGGTCTGGAAAGCACCGGCGGCTGTAACCAAGTGAGTTAGTTGCCACTTGAGCGAGATGAAATGTACAAACTGCAGACAATTCTGAAGCTACTGCTGCTCTCGACTCTCGGTGCGTTCGTCGGCTGGCTTTGTGGTCTCACTTGCTGGTTGCACACATTCCCGGACACCCATCTGCCGACTGCCGTATATTACAGGCTCGATTCTATTGTTTGCTCGCTACTCCCCTTATCCCTGATTTATTTATGGGAGTTCCGTCAACAGCCACAACTGCTGCTGATCTCCGAATTATGTGTAATCACCGGTCCGCTGTGGGGCTATCAGCTCTTTCCCCAATGCACAACCACCGCAGAAACCAGGCTCGACTCTCTATTCCAGAGACCCTGGGAACTTGATACCGCATTCCAGACCGCCTTTGGTGCGGCCATCGCTGCGGTCTTGCTGACAATTCTCGTACTGATTCTCTTTGGACCAGGCAACTGGAACAACTGGTCAATCCGTACGGAGACAGATTCGGAACTCTCCGGTCAACAATCACAAACAGGTTCAACTCATTGAAGTCTGCTCTGAACATTTAGCATTCAAATATATTCCTCAGGTATCCATCTTATAAGCTTGACCATGCCCCCAGAATTACGCGAACAGTTATTGAGACTGAAAACATTGGCACAGTCATCGCGGGAATCAGAACTTTCAAGCTGGTTACGTGAACTCCTTGTGCAGAACATCAGCAGGCTTTTGGAGGAAAATGCTTCCGAATTACGCGTGAAAGAGTGTCTGAGAGGGGGGACGCGGGCAATCTATGATGCTGAGAATCTTCCTGCAGATGATCCTGTACTGATTCTAATGGGAGCGATCCTGGACGCCTGAAGGCATAAAAAAGCCGCCTGCTGAATTCCGTTCGAGGAAACAGCAGACGGCGAATACGTCCCAACAATAGTTCGAAGAGCGTTACTTCTTCAGACTCACGCGTACCAGTTCCTTATCGTTGCGGGCGAACAGCGACTGATTTGCAAACGCGGGATGGCTCCAGACGACGGGACGACCGAAGGCCTCGTTCGTCGGCTCCAGAACGTGGAAGCGGCTGATTTCCTTGTATCCGCTGGGCGACAGGTCAGCGAGTACGAGGTCTCCCTTTTCAGTAAACAGGAAGAAATGATCGTCGTGTTTGACGATGAAGGCCGTCGCATGACGGTCCCGACGACCTGCCTGAGTCACTTCCTTGGAGGCCCACAGGCGTTTGCCATCTTTAAGGCTGACTGCGACAAAGTCGCCCGACTGAATGTCACTGCCGTAGATTGTGTCTCCCACAATGAACGGTGTGCTGTTGCAGCAGAACAGTGCTTCGCGGGTCCTACCCTTCCAGGCAATTTCAGGCTTGGCTTTTCCCTTCAGTTCGATCCAGGCCGCTTCGTCGCCGATTCCGGAGACATACAGGAAATTTTCCTGTTTCCGGGGAACCGTCACCGACATGTTGTATTGGGGTTTAAGAGGGAGTGACCAGTAGACCTGACCCGTTTCAGGATTGAGCGAATTCAGTGACTTCGGATGCCAGATCAACAGTTGTTTGACACCTTCGTGTGTAATCATGGTTGGCGGACAGTAACCGATATCGTCGTTGTCCAGAGCCCGCCAGAGTTCTTTGCCGGTGTTTTTATCAAACGCCACTGCAACCGAACCCGGACCACCAACCAGGCAGTAAACCACTTCGCCATCAACAAGCGGGCTGGCAGCATGTCCCCAGAACGGCGTTTTGGACTGGTATTCCTTTTTGAAATCTTTGCTCCAGATTAACTTTCCAGTAGCGGCGTCCAGGCAGGTGAGATTTCCTTCTGCTCCGAGAGCATAGACTTTGCCGTCTGCCACGGTAGGAGTACAACGGGGGCCGGCTGCATAGGAAATATCGTAGGGGCAACTGTAGTCATATTCCCAGATTGTTTTGCCATTCTCTGCAGAAACACAGAGCACGCGCTCCTTACCTTCAATCTTGGATGTGCCCCCCGGGTTGTTGACTACCTCGCCTGAATCTTTGACATAGTCCAGCACATAGACTTTGTCGTCGACGACAGCAGGACCGCTGTAGCCCAGGCCGACAGGCACACGCCATTCGACTTTCAGTCCTGATTGTGGAAACGATTCAACGATATCCTTTGCTTCCCAGACGCTGGAGCGGTCCGGCCCCAGCCATTGAGACCAGTCTTCCGCGGAAGCGAGCGCGGTGCTGAATAGGACGACGGCGGCACAGGAGAAAAATCGCAAAAGCATGTGTGAGTGTTCCTTATTTTTGGCGGCAGCAGAAGAGAGACCGTCGTAAAGACATAAAGTCCCAACGTGTTGAAATTCCATATCCCGATTATACCTGTCTGCACGCTGCAGATCATCCTGGTGCGCGTTTGAGTCTCAATTCCAGCAGACTTCGGTGAAATGGACAGTTTTAAAATCAGAGACCTCCGATTCTGATCGAGACTTTAACTGTGTTTAATTCAACAGTGAGATGCAAGTTTAAGGCGAGATATTCCAGCGGGTTATGCAGTGTAAGAAACTGATCAATGCCCGTATTTTCTATCGCTGACTCCTCTATTAAAAATTAGAAATAGTGAACAGGGTCTGCGGGCCTAAGTAGTTGGTAAGCGTGATCTTAACTAGATATTAAGAAACCATTAATAAACAATGCTGTAATTAAGGTTAAGTAAGTCTTTGTAAATTTATGTTTTACGGGGAATTTGGTGTAAATATTTTGATTATTCGAAAAAATTTGTTTAAATAAAAACACTACTGTTCAACTAATAGTGTTCTATTAGAAGTAGTGTACTTGATTGGTAAGGGATTGCCTGGTGTTAGAGCCTTTCAGCTTTCATTTCTTAATTCAAAAATTCGACTGCTTTTCTTAACTCACCAGATGTGGTGTGGTTCTATTTTTCCTTTTTCTATTCCTTGGTGCGGGAGGCGTTATGTTGATGACAAACAAGCAGAAATACCAAAAGGGCTTTACTCTGATTGAACTACTGGTGGTGATCGCGATTATTGCAATCTTGATTGCCCTGTTACTGCCGGCGGTGCAGTCAGCGCGGGAAGCGGCGCGACGCAGTACCTGTAAAAACAATCTGAAACAGATTGGACTGGCGCTGCACAATTATCATGAGACACATGGCGTCTTTCCTCCAGGATCCATTGTCACTCTGACCAATGGGGGAAGTGGTAACACGGTCCGCTGGCGGGACTGGATGGAGGCCGGAAGCATGTCTCCCGTGAGCTATCACGGTACGAGCTGGATGTTGCAGATCCTGCCCTTTGTCGATCAGGCCAATGTCTACAACCAGTGGAACTTCAACACCAACGTGATGGGGAACCGTGCGGTTGCAGAAACCGATATCCCGATCTTTTACTGCCCGACCCGCCGCAGCAAGGTTCGCAAAGTTGATCAGAAACTGCAGTTGGATGAAACACCCGGTTCCACCACGATCACCAACCCCTTCCAGAAAGGGGGGAACGACTACGGCGGGTGTAAAGGTGCTGGAAACGGCTTTGGTGACGGTTTCAGTGGGACCGGTCATGAATCGCTGGGGGTTGGTGCGAGCAGTGAATGGATGGGTACATTCTCGGGCGGACACCTGGGCATTTTCTATCCCAACAGCGATACCCAGATACGCGACGTGAAGGACGGGACTACCAATACCCTGATGACAGGTGAAATGCAGCGTCTGCGCGGAAACGACGCTTCGCTGAGTCTGGACGGCTGGGCCGCGGGGGGAGTTGCGAATATCTTCAACACCGATACGGCAGGCAGCAGTTCAGAGAACGGCAGCGGAAATAACCGTGGTATTAATGGCGGCCAGTACGAGGCGCCTGGCAGCGACCATGTAGGGGGCGCTCATTTCGGCATGGCCGATGGCTCCGTCCGCTTTATCAGCGAGAACATTGATAATACGACCTTTAACCGGATTGGCACCGCCGACGGGAATAAAGTTGCAGGTGAGTTCTAAACTATAGCTGACGAGAATGGTCTAACCTGACGGGGGTAGGCACAGCATTCTTTAGAGACGCTGTGTCTGCCTGCAGTCTCAATAATACAGCCTGAAAAGGATAGCGAAATATGCAGAAACTGAAAATGATCTGGTCGGCCGGTTTGTGTCTGGGAATGATGCTGTTGTGCACCGCGTGTGGCGGCAGTGATTCGCCGGACCTGGGGAATGTGACAGGGACAATTACCATGGACGGAGCGCCGCTGGCGGATGCTTATGTCACGTTCATGCCGGATGCAGTCCGTGCTTCATCGGGTAAAACCGATAGTGCCGGCAAATACGAGCTGGTCTATATTCGCGATGAAAAAGGGGCAGCCCTGGGGGACCATAAGGTAGTCGTCAGCAAACTGGTCAATGAAAAAGAGACCATCCCTCCGAATTACAGTGACGAAACGGAACTGACTGCTCAGGTGAAATCCGGAGAGAA from Gimesia sp. harbors:
- a CDS encoding sialidase family protein, with the translated sequence MRHCLLFTLLVLTTWFTASITNSAEPAAEPKIVKQVVAVKNVCAWPNLTLLPDGTIVVVFHNQPSHGQQEGDIDCWASSDGIAWEKRSTITRHKPGTVRMNHAAGVASNGDLVVLCSGWTNHRQPERPKQAPFRDDILLNWVLRSQDGGRTWEQRDVFPTAEPGWSEFIPFGDIWAGSDGALHVSCYQGKFKDPTLSTRTSGWRSWHFRSEDDGWTWQPVSIIGDRHNETDLFPLGENKWLAAARVDKMELIRSDDNGTTWQKPLPVTERNEINGHLLRLKDGGLLLSYGVRVNGKRGVCAKLSSDDGQTWSSPLRLAHTADGGDCGYPSSVQKANGDIVTAWYSNNSPLHQGYHLGVTVWKAPAAVTK
- a CDS encoding PQQ-binding-like beta-propeller repeat protein — its product is MLLRFFSCAAVVLFSTALASAEDWSQWLGPDRSSVWEAKDIVESFPQSGLKVEWRVPVGLGYSGPAVVDDKVYVLDYVKDSGEVVNNPGGTSKIEGKERVLCVSAENGKTIWEYDYSCPYDISYAAGPRCTPTVADGKVYALGAEGNLTCLDAATGKLIWSKDFKKEYQSKTPFWGHAASPLVDGEVVYCLVGGPGSVAVAFDKNTGKELWRALDNDDIGYCPPTMITHEGVKQLLIWHPKSLNSLNPETGQVYWSLPLKPQYNMSVTVPRKQENFLYVSGIGDEAAWIELKGKAKPEIAWKGRTREALFCCNSTPFIVGDTIYGSDIQSGDFVAVSLKDGKRLWASKEVTQAGRRDRHATAFIVKHDDHFFLFTEKGDLVLADLSPSGYKEISRFHVLEPTNEAFGRPVVWSHPAFANQSLFARNDKELVRVSLKK
- a CDS encoding DUF1559 domain-containing protein, encoding MLMTNKQKYQKGFTLIELLVVIAIIAILIALLLPAVQSAREAARRSTCKNNLKQIGLALHNYHETHGVFPPGSIVTLTNGGSGNTVRWRDWMEAGSMSPVSYHGTSWMLQILPFVDQANVYNQWNFNTNVMGNRAVAETDIPIFYCPTRRSKVRKVDQKLQLDETPGSTTITNPFQKGGNDYGGCKGAGNGFGDGFSGTGHESLGVGASSEWMGTFSGGHLGIFYPNSDTQIRDVKDGTTNTLMTGEMQRLRGNDASLSLDGWAAGGVANIFNTDTAGSSSENGSGNNRGINGGQYEAPGSDHVGGAHFGMADGSVRFISENIDNTTFNRIGTADGNKVAGEF